The following are from one region of the Myotis daubentonii chromosome 2, mMyoDau2.1, whole genome shotgun sequence genome:
- the TEX29 gene encoding testis-expressed protein 29 has protein sequence MRYMPELKKSHPHFPRSFAVCDIPLDHICSHDISRDQRKGLGRCFHRGVCNEKSVSIYVHVFCALILIIAAAFIITMIYRVVHERKEKEATMELPLSFKSGGEVAAAAAARKLAVLKARTARALPCAGCARNTDKTTVTVMNTEETKD, from the exons ATGAGATATATGCCAGAACTCAAAAAGTCCCACCCGCATTTCCCGAGGAGTTTTGCAG TGTGCGACATCCCTCTGGACCACATATGCAGCCATGACATCAGCAGAGATCAGCGCAAGGGACTCGGGCGCTGCTTTCACAGAGGTGTCTGCAATGAAAAGTCAGTTTCCA TTTATGTGCACGTGTTTTGTGCCTTGATCCTGATCATTGCTGCGGCCTTTATTATCACCATGATTTACAG AGTTGTCCacgaaaggaaagaaaaggaagccaCTATGGAATTGCCTTTGTCATTCAAGTCTGGAGGTGAAGTCGCGGCAGCCGCTGCTGCCCGTAAGCTGGCAGTGTTGAAGGCTCGGACTGCCAGAGCACTGCCGTGTGCCGGATGTGCCAGGAACACTGATAAGA CAACAGTGACAGTAATGAATACTGAAGAAACTAAGGATTGA